The following proteins are co-located in the Serinus canaria isolate serCan28SL12 chromosome 17, serCan2020, whole genome shotgun sequence genome:
- the NRARP gene encoding notch-regulated ankyrin repeat-containing protein, which yields MSQSEVSPCAAPPPPPSQRVFQEAVRRGNTKELQSLLQNMTNCEFNVNSFGPEGQTALHQSVIDGNLELVKLLVKFGADIRLANRDGWSALHIAAFGGHQDIVLYLITKAKYSAGAR from the coding sequence ATGAGCCAGAGCGAGGTGTCGCCGTgcgcggcgccgccgccgccccccaGCCAGCGGGTGTTCCAGGAGGCGGTGCGGCGCGGCAACACCAAGGAGCTGCAGTCGCTGCTGCAGAACATGACGAACTGCGAGTTCAACGTCAACTCCTTCGGACCCGAGGGGCAGACGGCGCTGCACCAGTCCGTCATCGACGGGAACCTCGAGCTCGTCAAGCTCCTGGTCAAGTTCGGCGCCGACATCCGCCTGGCCAACCGCGACGGCTGGAGCGCCCTGCACATCGCCGCCTTCGGGGGCCACCAGGACATCGTCCTCTACCTGATCACCAAGGCCAAATACTCCGCCGGCGCCCGGTGA